GTAGAGTTGAGGATAGAAGAGTATTCATCATTCCTCCTGATTTGATTACCAAGGGAATTTCAAAGTTCAAGTTCTTCATCTCATTTGTTAATGGTAACTTACCATCATCAGAGTCCACCACACCAACGGTAGCACAGAAAAGAAAAGCCAGGATAACAAGCTCAACAAGAAATGCCATGGCTGCCCTCTTCACATACTTCATTTTACTCAATTTTTGCAGTGTTCATGGCTGGCTAGTAATAAGAACCTGAGAACCCCTTAAAACCAACaccaaaatgaaaaaagaaagagaaccCTCTTCTTATCTAAAGGAAATTAAAATGCTGTGAGGCTGTAATGGGAGAGACAATGTTGAGTTCGAGAGGAAAAAAATTTGAGTTCCCCTTTAGAGTAACTGGATTCTTATGATAGACTAAAGGAAAAGCTTCAGCCGTTCAATCACATCGCGAAGCAATAAACAACTGTGGAGAAATGGAGAGAGAAATGAGGAAATTACAGAGGATGAAGGAATGAATTATTTCGCAGATAAAGATAAAAACCCATCTGCCATAACTCTGTTACAAAACCTGCAACGTTACACAGAAACCCTTCAACCCAtttccttttttctctctctcttttcatttCTGGTTAAAAATTTGCAAATGGGAGCTCACAGTAATAAGGGGTCGCTTTCTTGGTTGCAGAGATGGGTAATGGAAGGAACCCATTTGGGTGTTGCTGCTGCTGCTGACATGGACGCTGTTCTGTTGTTTTTGCTGCAGAATTGAGCCTTAAACTCAAGAAAATTATTAGATGATTATGATTTgtagttttgttatttttactGTTCATAGTTTATGGTTTATACAGTGAATCTGAATTTACTTGCATTGCACTGTCCTGTCTGTCCCAATTCTCTTTATTTCTCTCCTCCCCCACTTGTGATACCCCAAAAAGTAGACTCTTTTGCATCAGTTTAAGATTTGAAGGTTTCGATAATCATCGAGGGGAATCTTGTTTTTGTGTTAATTGATTTCTAAGTTCATTCCTTTTTTGTATCTCTTGAGTCGTTGGTTACTTTTCTTAAGGTTTAAAGTTATTGTATCTCTAAGCTCCTTCTTATTTGGGCACTATAAATTTGGTTTTGGAAGGAATGAAAATCTTAAAACGGTCTAATGTAAAATATAAAGGACAGTTTGTATGGTTAAGAATCAATAACTATCGTTTATATTTCGATGGATCATCGATTCTAGGATTTGTTTCAAGATCCTGACAAAATTTTCACATGATAATTCATActaataaaaattttagatttccAATTTGTATGTGGATTACATTACAATAAAACGTACATAGGCCAATCTGCTTCATTTAATGGATAAAAACAAAGCATGTTCCTTTATGGCATGCAAATAACATCATCTAAAGTCCCACACAAACAATAATCTATCACATTTGACAACATAGTAAACATCCCACATTCAAATGTATACTATCTCCAAATTCTATAAATAATAACTAATCTTTTGTTCATAAACTCGACAACACATGTCACGAGTGTCACATAGGCTAACTAATTCATCGAACAcctaataaaatttcaaaaccaaGAACTAATAATGAAAACACATACTTTTTTTTCGCTCGTTTCAATAACCTACAAAATCAAAACCCTAATTTATTCAAATGCCACTCTTTTATACATCACTTATAGAAAGTTGCATGCatacaataattatattaaaaaaattgatcaaTTAAAGGATACGATAAATGTTTTTGTATGGAATGAATGAATAAAGTGGATGGAGTCAAAATCAAAGATAATATAATAAAGAATCAAAGAGGATGTTTCTATTCCAATCAACTaaagttaaagaaaaagaatcatttCCAAAAGCCTATGactattaataaattaataaggGACTTAGGATCCAATCAAAACCAAGCATTTAGATTTCATGGTAATTcccaaaaatataaaaacaataaaaataaacatttgACTTCCGAGTGATAAAAAtcatattataaattaataaaaatcaTTAGTTCATGTAATTACAAGAAATATATGAGGGTAAAATGGGAATATTATATAAGGATGGCCAGAGGATCTGCCAGAGTTGGGCCCACAGCCCATCAAGAGACTGATTGATTATCTTAACATCATGAAGATTGAAAAAGTGGTCtattttaggttaaattacCAATATagtctttttgttttttaaatgtagtttcattttttttttcatttttcatttccaaataaatatagcATAGCATGTAATTTGAAAGTTAGCCATTCTTTTATTCCATTTTTGTGTCAGGTCTCCGTCCAGGTAGATGGCTAGTATAGATTCAATTCATGGTATTTTAGTTAGTTAACGAGATCATGTCTCATTTTTTACTACTAGGACAACCACGATGAttagtataataataatacaagtAGTTAGTCAAACGGTGAAACTGacattgattaaaaaaaaattaatgtaagtTTGTTAAGCACGTGTAAATTGAAAACAATGTAAATTGAATTAATTGTTTGTTACATCAACAAAATGCTAGTGTAATGATTCACATACTTTAACTCGACACGTGTGTAAGTATTACTATAAAAAATGAACAATGTATACTTTCAACGTCGTATTTACAATGTCTTTGAATTGTTAAAAGAAAAGTTGTTTGATAAGATTCTCAAGTTTGAAATTATATTTGATGTACATGGATTTACAAAAATCTACAAAATAGGAtatatagttttcttttttagttaaAGTAGGTAACTAATATGTGCATAGTTAATAATCTATATATTTACTCGACATCTATAAAACACTGacattaaaagtttaaaataagttcaaatatgTCTACACTAGTATATATCAATTGGTTAAAGCTAGACATACAAAATGTCATACATTAAGATATAATATTGGTTCTAATAATTTGAAGGATATTAAATTCAGTTCTCATATAAATTATAGATAGCAATAGaaattattaatgaaaattgttaaaaataaaatatttacatttcattaaaaaatgaattttgtcATTTACTAGTTTTTTCAACGAAGTgtaaatagttttctttttatttaaaaaagtcctatttatgtattatttatctaattttttgttatgttttggtGTATTTAACACTACAATCGAATTAAAaggtatttttaaatataacaaaatctatatatatatatatatatatttatgtattttgtaaagagttaaaaaaaaactatcaaattaaaataaataaaaaaaagttgaaatataagagaaaaaaaaaatgaacatcGGGAAAGTCAATAGGGGACGCGTCCACTCATCACTGACACTAAATTACTGATTGATTTTTAGGGGGGTGGGGGTCCCACCCAACATGTCCGAAAAACCTGACAGTCCCTTAAGACGTCAATGTTAACGCCGTTAAAACGTTTCCTGTcagagcaaaaaaaaaatcaaaattaaaattaaaaaaattcaaaaaaagaCATTGGGagttttaataataataataataaactgaATATTGTTAAAACAGTGTTTTGTGGATAACTAACTGAAGGAGGAGTTATGTATTTAATTGGGGTGTAATGGCATGTCTCCTACCCTATGGTGTGTTTCTTTTTAGGGTAACAGCTCGGTCACCTTATTAAAACTCACCCTTTTATAACTTTCCTGGGTCCCACCTTCCTTTCCCGTACCCTCCCCCTGCCACCTGGATCTACCCTTAAACATAACTAAACTAACactaaactcttttttatttatttattgatatATCATGGGTACATATCTTCAACAAatttacttcattttttttcttttttaaagtaaggtcatctatgcttttatttgtcccttaatttgaatattttatatttatgtttgttttaaaAACTTTAAGTTTGTTTGAATCCATCGTTTAATCAATATATTCTATAACATGACATGACGATAGTAGATTCATGTTATTAGTAACAAAAGTTAATTGTTTCAACTATGCTTACAACTTGAAATTTCTACTCTGATTTATTGTTAtttcaaataataacaataaaaaaaattgttgtaaatgataaaattgttgcaaaatttaaaaaattcagattctatcaataCATTGATATATGTGATAGGTATCTATCGATATTTGTTTTctataaaatatgaaattttactatattttattttattttaatatatatctaAAAACTCCCAAAcaaataatctatcttttttttttttttttataaaaacatagcaagattgtaaaagaacaaaaaccaaataaaaatatatcttaACTATTATATGTACGTGTTATCGACTATAAAAACGTAGGTTTGAAACCCTACATTTATCCATACTAAAAGAAAATAGTaggaacaagaaaaaaaaaaaaaaaaaaaaaggaaaaggaagagTTTGTAAAGACAATATGTCTTAATTAAGAGTCTTGATCATATTCAAACGATTAACGTCAATAACTAATGTAGGATATGGTTTGTTTAGAAATTGAATAGAGATTTTATTTCCAAAGATGTGTAAgtgttttgttttgtctttATGATTATCTTAGAGAGTTGACTAAATTAAATGACATCAATCATTGACTTTTCAATTTTGGTAAACCTTCTTTTTATTTGTAGGATACATTGTTATTGTTATGTAATTTTCGTGAAACTTCTAGGGGACAtctcaagaaaaataaatgagcCTTGAAaccaaaaaaaggaaagaaagaaagaaaaaaaaaaacataattttcaaaataatatgattatttttaaatataataaaacgaGTAAAATATCACAATTTATTTATGATGGATCAAGATAGATTACTGTAACATGTCTATCGTGATATAGATAGACAAATATAATAGTTTATTACAAATAAAATATGATGGAACTAAACTTTTAACATAAtaaatatttgtttgtttgttcaGATAAGATGAAACTCAAAACTTTATTTAATCGAGTCATAATTTTGATTGCGTGAAGATTATCTCAAAAAATGACGTAGTGATCTAAACTTTTGCTGTAGATCACTTACACACAATTTCACATCTCAATTTATGTATAAACTTCTAAAAacttttattacaaaaaaatatttttaaaacatttacaaaacattaaaaaaataatatcttaACTTTTAAAAGCATATAAAATTGCTTCAAATTAATTGCTTCAAATTAATTTATCGACCCTATTTCAATTGATTTCGATGGTTCGTTGTTTACATGTTTTTAGGTTATTTTAGAATTGGAAGCCAAAAtttggaaataaaaaaaatataatataaaaaagaaaaaacttctttatgtttttagTAAAACATAACAAGAAattataagaaaagaaaatacaatttaaaataaaacaaaactgtTAAAACATAATAACCATaaaccctatatatatatatatatatataatctattGCTTTTCTATAGTTTTTAAACAAATGGTTagagaatttttataaaatataataatttgaacttgaataaaataaaatagagaaaGAAATAAATTGTACGGCAACACCCACATGAGGGAGGCCAGGCGAAGGAGAAGATCATTTGTAGTAAGtaatatttagattttgaaaaatgggaaagaaagagaaaagaaaatatggGATTGGTGGGTGAGGGAAGAAGGTGCAAAGGAGGGGGTGATGATAGGATGGACCCCTTTTTCCAAATCAATAACTCTCTTCTTCCCACACCATCACACTCACGTGCCTCTTTAATTCTATTATTTAAAACCCCCATATTtaatgcttttctttttcttctttttctttttctttttctttttctttttccctcgtCGCAAAAAGTAATCCACACAAACAAATGAATGCCAAATTAAATACTCCAATTTTTAGTCATAACTATAAATTGTaaatcctttttctttttaactaacTACAACaactctcttgttctattcctataatattaaataaacttGTAAGTTTTAACAAGTCATTTATCTTGTAcctaattttattttgaattcaactgttattattattcttattcttttttagtttttaaaactttgattgaattttgaaaacattaTAAAGTAATAacgaagtaaaaaataaaaaataaaggtGGAATGAATATAGATgtatagatttaattttcaaaaggaaaattttatatatctttatggtacaaatcttccctctttttttattttatatatatatatatatatatatatatatggacaCAGATATTGATAACATTATtgcctaaaaaaaaaaagcatggTTTATTGGAAGTATTatccattttaatatttcaagagTTTTCTTTATCCCAAACTTCCTATCTGCCTATGAAGATCCTTGAAAAGATTATACATACAGATCAGTAGACGAGAAAAAAATGTAAGTGATTAAATTATCTTCCTCATCCACAGTTCCTCAACAgaacaaattcaaaattaaaaataaaatatagaaacATCATGGTatatattttggaaaagaaaaaactagtACAATTGAAGATTAAGACATAAtgattgaaaatatattttaaaagtagagTTCAAAAAGAAAGTGGGTAATCATATCCATCCATACCCATGTATAAAAAAATCTCTTACCACATCCACTTTCACTGCCAAAAAAAACCCTCCCTGAAAcattctttgtttcttttatcTCAGGGGATAtgcaaatatattttaaaagtattgGAATACTTGTTGAAttgaggaaagaaaaaaaaatgatagaaaatagagtttaattataaactggtggaacaaaataaatttaatatcacAATTCATGCATAAAATACAATTCAAACTCATTACGATTGTCCAAACACCCTAATTGAAAAAAGAATGACCCTAATGTTACTTAGAGTGTGAAATTCACAAGAAATCTAAAAACTTGTCACAAATGTTTGCACAACAATCAAGATGTATTTTTTTCCCCTCACAAAGTAATGCAATTTCTATAATGATCATTGATCACATGCAATGAAACTATTCATATTCATTGGGTTTCAAATTTAAAGCTGTGCCTTTCCATACCCATATATAAGCAAAAACCTTGGTCAGAgataaaaacagaaaaagcacTGAATAAAGTGAGGAATGATATATACTTAGAATCTACATAATGCATATGCATATAAGATCAAAATTTCAGGACAAAACAAGATAAGGTTTCAATATGGGAATATTTCTTTTACCAATCAGGCAATGGCCCATtaaattcaatggtttcaatatcAAAAATAGGAAGAATTCCCATTGCCCATTCTGCCAGCCTCCCTCCTTCTAAAAAATAAGCAATGCGgtattttttttatggttaaagCAAGACATTATTTCAAATCACGTGAGTTTTATTCAttgatattattaaaaattgtggatttgtgtgtgtgtgtgagagagagagagagatcccTCCAGGTTTGTCCAGAGTTATAAGAAATTAAAGCACAAAGAGTCATGGATATGCACTTAACTGACCCGTTTGATGTCCAGTTTGACtctataatttaataaaatggGAGCTACTTAACATCTTTAGTGTGGCAATCAGGTAGATTTTTTAGCATCTCCGGGGGCATGGATCTGCAGAAGTAAGGAGTTGGTGACGACGAATATTGAACTTAGAGCCATAAGCCCACctgagaaagaaaagagagtggTCACTTTTTAAGGTTtgtttgcaaatatagcaagatgaaccaaaatatttataaatatagcaaaatgtaaCTGTTTGTTAGTGATAGTCATTAACGGATGATAGTGGTTTGTCCATGTCTATAATAAAATAACTTTCTAAATGTTAAGAGAAAAAATTGCTTTTGTTTCTCTTCAGTTGTGTAGTGCCTAATTTTACTATTAAGAGAGTGGAGAGATTAGTATGCATCTACCTGAAAGGGAAGGAGTCATTGCAAAGTCAAATCCTGGGAGCAGCACTCCAGCAGCAATCGGAATGGCAACGGCATTGTAAGCTATGGCCCACGACAAATTCTGATACACCTTAGACATTGTTGCTTGTGCTAGTTCCATTGCGTCAACAAGCTGCCAGAAAGCGCATGCGGAGTATTCAAAGTTATGAAGGAGAATGTTTGTGGTTCATATTTTTGGTGTTGGGGATTTGTTAAATAATGAAAACTTCCTACCATGTAGGAAAAAATTGATTCCCCTAGAAATTTTTGCACCTAAAGACGagcactaaaaaaaaaaatagatgaaCATGCCATATAATGAGTTGTTCCTTCTTCTGAGACAAACATCTTTAAACAGTAAGGAACTgacgatttttttaaataaaaaaaaaacaaacagtCAAACACCCCAAGGGCAAGGGATAGAGGATCACTCCTCCCCGCCAAAACAGCTAAGAAGAGACTTCTTAATAATCATTACAACTTTCTAGACTCTACAAGTATATTCAAAAGAATTTAGATCTACACAAACGGCAGTATCCGGCCTCCATCTTTTGATGTTAACTGGTGTAATGAAAGGAGAACAATAATTGTACCCCAAAGTGAAATATGCAACGTACATAATTATGACATATTACAACTTATTTTTGAATCTGTCTACAAGAGCAATGCTGCAAGACTGAAATTACATAAATCAGATTATGAAAAAttaaccaaaagaaagaaattggaACAAAAAGTATTGAGAGAATGGTAGTAGTACCTGAGATATTCTATTTCCAAGAAGTAAAATGGATGCGGCATTCGAAGCAGCATTTTCATGGGATTCAAGCTGCAGAGCAATCCCAACATCGGAAGAGGCCAAAGATGGTGCATCATTTATACCATCGCCAACCTATGAAAACCAAAAGGCAGGTGAGATATAGTAGTTTCGGCCACACAAGATTATAAGGAAGGGCTGGTTGGTTATAGAGGATCCTAAAACTATTTTTACATCTGATATGTCTATAaatatttggttgttcaaaTGGATGATTAAGATTCATGATAGTAAGTAATACTTTAATGGAAATATCTACCTTACTTTAAGCGATTGAATATCAATTATAAACACAAATCAGGAATAAGATAACAATTTCAAATCATTCAACGGGAAGAACTTCCATTTTTCCATAGTGTTATAATGGCCATAAACGTTGTAAATTGTGAGAGTAAAATGTGCAAGTAAACTGTAGCAAACAGTTCGTCCACTTGTAAAACAATACCATTGCAACTCGATGTCCAGCAGTTTTCAGAGTGGAAATAAGGTCAGATTTGCCTTGAGGAGTCAAAGACGAGTGAACGAACTCCTCCTCTATTCCAACTGTCTTGGCTACACTTGCAACTGCCTCTTCCCTGTCTCCAGATAAGAGGACTGTTCTGATTCCCTTCTTCTGGAGTCTTACAAATAAAACAACAGATTAACCACGTGGACACCATGTTCAGTCTAACTGACAACTTATATAAACTATTCAAATAAAAACAACATCCTGAAAAAGTTTTGAGAATCCAAAGAAATTGGCATCATGATAATAACTGTTTTCAGGTGTTCCTTTTCTCAAAGTCACAAGACAGAAAACAGGGTGAATGTTATTCATAAATTCGTTTGGATCTCAAGCAAAGAGTTGGTTGCTAATCCAACCGTTGCTGCTAAGTACTAGGAATTTACTTGTGGAAATGGAAATTTATATTCACGATAGCATATTATTCAGAAAGTCgataaatgaaaatgaaattacCTATTAACAGTGGATTCAGCATCATAGCGCAACTGATCAGATATTACAATAGCACCAATTATACCCTCTCCTTCGCTTCCAACATAAACAACTGTTTTTGAGTTATTTGAAGACGATATCCCCTCTAATGACCGATACACAGAATGCTCGAGATTTTTAAGATCAGATGTATTTGCTTTTTTCTCAAATCGATCATTAACCCACTCTAACGAACCAACAGCAACTAGTCGGCCATTTACATTGGCAAAAGATCCAAAGCCTGGTTCTACCAGTTGCCCTCTTGTGACTGGAATGGTCAAATTCAAAGATTCTGCTTTATCTATGATAGCTTTTGCAATTGGATGTGAAGCAGTTTTCTCCACTGCAGCAGCGACTTGAAGTATTTCTTCTTCTCCATAAACAAAAGAAATCACAGAAGAGACGGTAGGCTTTCCTTCAGTAAGCGTTCCTGTCTGAAAGTTCAGAAATAGGTGAGACTGAAGAACATTGCTATAGAATCTAGGAAAACTTAcatcctctttttttttttcctgaatAAGAAACAATCAAATTTTGCAATTTAGGAGAATTTGGATGAAAGTTTCATGCAGTTGTCTGAGTGAGAGTTAATGTGGAAATTgcaataaataaaataaccacCTTGTCCAAAGCAACACAATCTATGTTTGCAAGACGTTCCAACACATCTCCTCCTCTTATTAGAAGTCCTCGTCTAGCCCCTGATCAGTTTGTAGTGCACAACATAAGAACTCCAACAAgggtatttatttatttattattttaatattatgaGATTTAACACTTAAGAAGATGGAAGTACAAACTCAGACGCATTATTCAAGTATGAGCAATCAATTTGGACAACATCAACTTAAATACAAGCATGAAACAAATCTACAAAATGAGCCAGAATATGCATCATATGTGAACAAAATCTGTGCTCCTTTTAACTTCATTGAGAAAATAGAGTCTTTCTATCCCTTTTACCCTTATTGGATCTGCTCCTAGGATTTTCTCTCTCGTTTTTATTGCACTACATTTTATTAACTTCCAGATTCCACTATGGACTATGGTTGGTTTCATCTCATAATTCAAGTTCTTAAGAAGGCAGATGAAGGAGAATgtttacacacacacacatacatgcATACATATAATCTATTCACATTTCATGTAAATGTTAAACAACCCATTAATTTCgttatttttatgaaaagaaattgaaacTCACCTAGGGAAGTGCCAACAAGAATTGCCGTGGGAGTGGCTAGTCCAAGTGCACATGGGCAAGAAACTACCTGAGGAAGTACCAATTCGCCAGCAGCACAAAACAATgcaactttaaatttttttcccGTGGTAATAGAAGTACAAAAAGTTGACCTTATTTAGCACTACAACGTGATGTGGGTTAACCCAGGATTAGCATATACACATTTAATTTATAAGAAATATGATACCATGGTTCTAAAATTTTCCGTCGTGTTTCCTGTAATCTTTTGAAATACATTTCTCCTAAAAATCCAATTTGGCCATTGTCAAGTTATTTTCTCGAAATAAGGTGAGTTTGGAAATACTTTATGCATGCATTTTTGTTGGAACACGCTTATAATGGGAGAAACCTATTAGGTTCTTAACATGGTGGGGAAAAAACTGTTCTTCTAGACTTTTACATTCCAAACGGATtgctattatttttttaaaccaGAACACTGATGCCAAACTTAGAAAAACAATTCTGACTAGATGAagatattttttcaagattcaaaAGCGTTCTTTCTCAAACATAATAACTTAAAATGAATTTCAGTCTATACATATTTTGTCGACGAGGAATTTGATATTGATAAacctgaaaaaagaaaattgtctctcttaagaaaaataagaaatgaaatattttatcaataaaattgGAAAAATCGTACAAATAACAATCAGTGAGGAAATTAATCACAGAAAAGGTAGTTACGAGAAGGGAAAAGAAACTAAATCAACTTAAACAGATTTCACGTTCCTACTCCAAAAGTAAACAAGTTTCTGTCTCCAGACTGCCTCCAACTCAAAAATCCCATCCATGGGCATAAATTAGGAGAGGTATTTTGTGAATACGTACTTCGGGATGTCCCACATTCACCCTCCCTCTCTAAATAGATTTGACATTCCTAAAGTAAACAAGTTTCTTGTCTGTATGACAGTCTCCAACAAAAATATCCCATCCATGAGCATAAATTAGAGAGGTATTTTGTGAATATGTGTACTTTGGGATGTCCCACACCCACCCTACCTCTCTATATTTAGTTTTCTATTTGTGAAAAGTAAGAAGAACAATTGTACATCAGAAACCAAAGATCAAACAACCAACatgataaaaagaagaaaaagaagggaaaaagtCAAGAATGTATAAAATCATTAATGTTTTATTTCTCAATATCTTAAAAAATCCCATTCATTCTACTCAACCCAATAAAATAAAGGTTCTGCCCcacaaagagagagaaagagaacaAAGGGTGGACAAATTCCCGGAGCCCCTCTACCAAAATTTTCCAAATAATGGAAGATGCTTCTTTAGACAATTCGACTAGCAGACCAAAATAGCACTAGTAAAATCCAAACTAAAGAAAAACACGCGTCTGTGCATAAGAAACAAACCAGAAGACAATACATGAGATTACATAGAGTACACAACAAAAGCTCAACACCCACTTACCAAGACATCCACTGAAAGTTTCAAGCTTAAAAGCAAGGGATCTCCATCTGGTCCAGCGATATCATTAATCAAGACATCAGGAAAAATATGGGTACCAAAGCAGTACCTGTGAATGAATTGTTTCCATGGAAATTAACGAACAAATTGCAGTGAAACACTCTTTACAGTTGTAACTCTATAGATATGTTACACATTCCTCAAGGAGCTTTCGTCATTTTTTAATCATGTTAGCATATACCAAGTTTGTTAATAACTCACCCAAATTCTTCTTTGGCCCTTCATCACCCTTATGAGACATGAAACACCACAGTTTCATcaagtagaaaaaaataaaaagtgcaTGCTTACCAAAATGTAAATGTTGCCGCTGAGAGAGTTAATACAGTGTACACAAATGGCCCAGCTATGGAATCTGCAAGCCTTTGAATAGGTGCTTCATGGCCTTGCGCATCTTCAACCTGATGGGTTAGATATAAAGCTTAAGTATGGGTTCATCTGGACAATATTTGTCCCTCCTTCACTCAGCAGTTTTAAGCATCAATTTTTTCTACGCATGTGCAGTGGAGAGG
This region of Cucumis melo cultivar AY chromosome 7, USDA_Cmelo_AY_1.0, whole genome shotgun sequence genomic DNA includes:
- the LOC103493703 gene encoding copper-transporting ATPase PAA2, chloroplastic, which translates into the protein MAADLARFSLCSQQRPFFHSASKFNASLFDSRPGFLPIRHRPQTQLRKQYLHHFGRCLGHRFVVSNSLGAEPRALNTLFQQERRDEFSILLDVSGMMCGACVSRVKSILSSDDRVDSVVVNMLTETAAIRLRSSEVVAEADSAVNVAESLARRLTDCGFPTSLRNSELGVAENVRKWKDMVEKKRRMLIKSRNRVAVAWTLVALCCGSHASHILHPLGIHIHNGPLMEILHNSYVKGCFALVALLGPGRELLFDGLRALRKGSPNMNSLVGFGAVAAFIISAVSLLNPALDWDASFFDEPVMLLAFVLLGRTLEERARVKASSDMNELLSLISSHSRLVITPSEGNSSTNDVLCSDAMCIKVSTDDIRVGDSVLVLPGETVPVDGKVLAGRSVVDESMLTGESLPVFKEAGLMVSAGTVNWDGPLRIEASSTGLNSTISKIVRMVEDAQGHEAPIQRLADSIAGPFVYTVLTLSAATFTFWYCFGTHIFPDVLINDIAGPDGDPLLLSLKLSVDVLVVSCPCALGLATPTAILVGTSLGARRGLLIRGGDVLERLANIDCVALDKTGTLTEGKPTVSSVISFVYGEEEILQVAAAVEKTASHPIAKAIIDKAESLNLTIPVTRGQLVEPGFGSFANVNGRLVAVGSLEWVNDRFEKKANTSDLKNLEHSVYRSLEGISSSNNSKTVVYVGSEGEGIIGAIVISDQLRYDAESTVNRLQKKGIRTVLLSGDREEAVASVAKTVGIEEEFVHSSLTPQGKSDLISTLKTAGHRVAMVGDGINDAPSLASSDVGIALQLESHENAASNAASILLLGNRISQLVDAMELAQATMSKVYQNLSWAIAYNAVAIPIAAGVLLPGFDFAMTPSLSGGLMALSSIFVVTNSLLLQIHAPGDAKKST